The following coding sequences lie in one Lentilactobacillus sp. SPB1-3 genomic window:
- a CDS encoding histidine phosphatase family protein, with translation MSKKFTLYMVRHGQTYFNIYNKLQGWSNSPLTEKGIQNAVDTGDKLANVKFAAAYCSDTTRAMDTIQIILDKNRASSIEKANPSMHFREEFYGYFEGTDMDQAWYLAGAPHGLPTFKDIVAKYSIGKAKDLLKEADPFHQAENNDEYWQRVDAGIELIKQNPDISDGDNVLLVSHGNTLLSLVERYGNGQYDISERPDNGSLTKLEINGDEAKITAYNKK, from the coding sequence ATGTCAAAGAAATTCACGTTATATATGGTGCGGCACGGTCAAACATACTTCAATATATATAATAAGTTACAGGGATGGAGTAATTCACCACTAACAGAAAAAGGAATTCAAAACGCTGTGGATACAGGAGACAAGTTGGCGAACGTGAAGTTTGCAGCTGCTTACTGTAGTGATACAACGCGGGCAATGGATACCATTCAAATTATTTTGGATAAGAATCGGGCATCAAGCATTGAAAAGGCCAATCCATCCATGCATTTCCGTGAGGAATTTTATGGTTACTTTGAAGGAACTGATATGGATCAAGCTTGGTATTTAGCTGGTGCGCCACATGGCTTGCCTACATTTAAAGATATTGTTGCCAAATATTCGATTGGCAAGGCGAAGGATCTCTTAAAAGAAGCCGATCCATTTCATCAAGCCGAAAATAACGATGAATACTGGCAACGGGTCGACGCGGGTATAGAGTTGATCAAACAAAATCCAGATATTTCTGACGGCGATAACGTTCTGTTAGTTAGCCACGGAAATACATTATTAAGCTTGGTTGAACGTTATGGTAATGGACAATATGACATTTCTGAGCGACCAGACAACGGTAGCTTAACTAAGTTAGAGATTAACGGCGATGAAGCCAAAATCACCGCATACAATAAAAAGTAG
- a CDS encoding GNAT family N-acetyltransferase: protein MQVKTTTDLTSQTYDDARMIRKTVFIEEQGVVPALEFDGSDDNAVHFVAYIDGKPAATARGTLEDHRVHIQRVATLKIYRGQGIAREVITAVLAAPEFASATEFYLGAQETAIGFYEKLGFAVTSEPFVEAGIRHRMMELKR, encoded by the coding sequence ATGCAAGTTAAAACAACGACTGACTTAACTAGTCAGACATATGATGATGCTAGAATGATTCGTAAAACTGTGTTTATTGAAGAGCAGGGAGTAGTTCCAGCTCTTGAGTTTGATGGCAGCGATGACAATGCTGTTCATTTTGTAGCCTACATTGACGGTAAACCTGCTGCGACTGCTAGAGGGACTCTAGAGGATCACCGCGTTCATATTCAACGGGTAGCTACTCTCAAGATTTATCGTGGCCAAGGAATCGCTAGAGAGGTTATTACAGCCGTCCTTGCCGCACCGGAGTTCGCCAGTGCCACTGAATTTTATTTAGGGGCTCAAGAAACGGCAATCGGTTTTTACGAAAAGCTGGGATTTGCGGTTACCTCAGAACCATTTGTAGAAGCTGGGATAAGGCATCGAATGATGGAACTTAAAAGATAG
- the spx gene encoding transcriptional regulator Spx — protein MLNLYVAQSSASSRKARAWLKGHNIEFKERNINSNPLSADEVKKLLRLTENGSEDIISTRSNIYKKLNLNLDDLSVSQLVSLVVKYPDLIKRPIIFDENRIEVGFNEEEIRRFLPRSVREAELRELESQMIG, from the coding sequence ATGTTAAATTTATATGTAGCACAAAGCAGTGCATCGAGTCGTAAAGCACGCGCATGGTTGAAGGGGCACAACATTGAATTTAAGGAAAGAAACATCAATTCAAATCCGTTAAGTGCGGACGAAGTTAAGAAGTTATTACGCTTAACCGAAAATGGTAGCGAAGATATCATTTCCACTCGTTCTAACATTTATAAGAAGTTGAACTTAAATTTGGATGACTTATCAGTATCACAATTGGTCAGCCTTGTTGTTAAGTACCCTGATTTGATCAAGCGACCAATTATCTTCGATGAGAATCGAATTGAAGTTGGTTTTAACGAAGAAGAAATCAGAAGATTTCTACCTCGTAGTGTTCGAGAAGCCGAACTTCGAGAGCTAGAATCACAAATGATTGGCTAG
- a CDS encoding nucleoside hydrolase — translation MAQKKMILDLDTGIDDAMAIAYAVASPEVDLIGIIGSYGNVYVKDGAINSLKILELLGATDVPVYVGLSHSSESDHFDRMPISAQIHGENGIGEVELPEPTRSVEDGDAIDFLIDSVKQYGKDLILVPTGPLTNLDAAIKKDPSITSEIGNVTIMGGALTVPGNVTNVTEANIQQDAAAANRVFTSPIHLTMVGLDVTLRTLLTKDETQQWRDLGTKSGKAFADIVDYYIKAYEVTSPDLHGCALHDPFAVGVAINPDFVQCLDLNMYVTTDEKYYGRTVGDPARLSEPDTNVKVAVNANVDDYLAEFMRRLGGLFKEN, via the coding sequence ATGGCCCAAAAGAAAATGATTCTCGACCTTGATACTGGTATCGATGACGCGATGGCAATCGCTTATGCAGTTGCATCTCCAGAAGTTGATTTAATTGGTATCATTGGTTCATACGGTAATGTGTACGTGAAAGATGGTGCAATTAATTCACTTAAAATTCTAGAATTGCTTGGTGCAACTGACGTTCCAGTTTACGTTGGCTTATCACATTCTTCAGAATCAGATCATTTTGACCGGATGCCAATTTCTGCCCAAATTCATGGTGAAAATGGTATCGGAGAAGTTGAACTACCAGAACCAACTCGTTCAGTTGAAGATGGTGACGCAATCGACTTCTTAATTGATTCTGTCAAACAGTACGGTAAAGATTTAATTCTCGTACCTACTGGACCATTAACTAACCTAGACGCCGCAATCAAGAAAGACCCTTCAATTACCAGCGAAATTGGTAATGTTACCATCATGGGTGGTGCTTTGACCGTTCCAGGTAACGTAACTAACGTTACTGAGGCAAACATCCAACAAGATGCTGCTGCAGCCAACCGTGTGTTTACTAGTCCTATTCATTTAACTATGGTGGGATTGGATGTAACCCTTAGAACTCTTTTAACTAAAGATGAAACTCAACAATGGCGTGACTTAGGAACTAAGTCAGGTAAAGCATTCGCTGACATTGTTGATTACTATATTAAAGCATATGAAGTAACTAGTCCCGACCTCCATGGTTGTGCATTGCACGATCCATTTGCAGTTGGAGTTGCTATCAACCCTGACTTCGTACAGTGTCTCGACCTTAACATGTACGTAACCACAGACGAAAAATACTATGGTAGAACTGTTGGCGACCCTGCTCGTCTTTCAGAACCTGACACAAACGTCAAAGTAGCCGTTAACGCAAATGTTGATGACTATCTAGCAGAATTTATGCGTCGTTTAGGCGGATTATTCAAAGAAAACTAG
- a CDS encoding PrsW family intramembrane metalloprotease, translating to MDSKFVNACRKVGSFVWTGVKRNYDNLDDNIAKHLGENNDETVEIHLSKMFSEVFKRHTQDEADKLFIVGTKTTTPSLKKVSSRPVKPWFFSRIFLVLAISFSMLMLLLYLFKSDKAIPGMIFIGSLAVPFSLLMMFFEINVYQNISILQLLTTFLVGGIMSLLVTMTLYLALPIKTSVSIENALLVGFVEEVAKALVIILFINRYRVNYIFNGVLIGAAIGAGFSVFESSGYVSEYGLFTIFTRSFQAFGTHTIWAAIVGGAVILGKTRKKPFTIVNFFTNPRFDVFLLLVIALHTFWDWDIPNSTMWVSLGQELIDVVIGWFTITILIDAGLREVKTLQGQIITNKKASRRIIKRLKSN from the coding sequence ATGGACAGTAAATTTGTTAATGCATGTCGCAAAGTTGGCTCGTTCGTCTGGACTGGTGTTAAAAGAAATTACGACAATTTAGATGATAATATTGCCAAACACTTAGGTGAAAATAACGATGAAACTGTCGAAATTCATCTATCAAAAATGTTTTCTGAGGTCTTTAAACGTCATACACAGGATGAAGCCGACAAATTATTTATTGTTGGTACTAAAACCACAACACCGAGCCTAAAAAAGGTCTCTAGTCGACCAGTTAAACCATGGTTTTTTTCACGAATATTTTTAGTTTTAGCTATTAGTTTTTCTATGTTGATGTTGCTATTATATTTATTCAAAAGTGACAAAGCCATTCCAGGAATGATTTTTATCGGTTCTTTGGCAGTCCCCTTTTCATTACTGATGATGTTTTTTGAAATTAATGTTTATCAAAATATCTCTATCTTGCAATTGCTGACCACTTTTTTAGTGGGGGGAATCATGTCGCTGTTAGTTACAATGACCTTGTACTTAGCATTGCCAATCAAGACCTCAGTTAGTATTGAGAATGCGTTGTTAGTTGGCTTTGTCGAAGAAGTTGCTAAAGCATTAGTCATTATTCTGTTTATTAATCGGTACCGAGTCAATTATATATTTAATGGTGTACTAATCGGTGCGGCCATTGGAGCGGGTTTTTCGGTGTTTGAAAGTTCTGGATATGTCAGTGAATATGGTTTGTTTACTATCTTTACTCGAAGTTTCCAAGCTTTTGGAACTCATACGATTTGGGCAGCTATTGTAGGTGGAGCTGTTATTCTGGGCAAAACTCGGAAAAAGCCATTTACAATAGTTAATTTTTTTACTAATCCACGATTTGATGTGTTCTTATTGTTAGTGATTGCATTACATACATTCTGGGATTGGGACATTCCCAACTCCACAATGTGGGTGTCGTTAGGTCAAGAATTAATTGACGTCGTGATTGGCTGGTTTACAATAACCATATTGATTGATGCCGGGTTACGTGAAGTTAAGACGCTACAAGGGCAGATTATTACGAATAAAAAAGCTAGTCGCAGAATCATTAAACGATTAAAAAGTAATTAG
- a CDS encoding LTA synthase family protein encodes MKYITNILKKGNTRQGFLVLLSVLFWVKTMIAYFVDFKLGIQNPFQFLIVLINPIATTTLLMSIPLYFKRSRVFYPVAMLIDILQTVLLYLNVIYFREFTDFMTVSTMTGYSKVNQGLSGSSMALTNFHDILYWIDIVVIVVLMAFRKVKIDHRPLNKRVGLATSSLAVLLFTVNLSLGEMDRPQLLTRTFDRTYIVKYLGLDAFTTYDGLKSQRSNDLRATATKSELNDVLKFTRSHYAKPNPKYYGIAKGKNVIVIHLESFQQFLIGQKINGREVTPFLNKLYKSKSTFAYRNFFHQVGQGKTSDAENMLETSTYGLPQGSLFAQLGSDNVFQAAPAILNQRAGYSSAVFHGNVASFWNRNNVYKNMGYQNFFDASYFNTTGDRSLGYGLKDKLLFNDSIKYLQHLQQPFYVKYITVTNHFPYDLDKEDTNFKTANTSDSAVNNYFLTAHYLDQSVHEFYNYLRKSGLLKHSMIILYGDHYGISDSENKSLAKAIGKNPDTWDDFDDAQMQRVPYMINIPGMKKGFISNTYGGEIDALPTEMHLLGISTKRYVQFGTDLLSKQHDQVVAFRNQDWVSPAYTSISDTIYNNKTGQIANLTKNQKKAVKRDEDKVQKELSLSDSLNSKNLLRFYHPKDFKAIDPRKYNYANSLAKEVNIEKKLGKKSKSLYSENGDKSTYGLYKTNAPEIHHKSTDSNRIKITNPDATHESSR; translated from the coding sequence TTGAAATATATAACAAACATCCTGAAAAAAGGTAACACTCGACAAGGATTTTTGGTTTTACTATCTGTCTTATTTTGGGTAAAAACAATGATCGCGTACTTTGTCGACTTTAAATTAGGCATTCAAAACCCTTTCCAATTTTTGATTGTACTGATTAATCCAATTGCCACAACGACATTATTAATGAGCATCCCACTATACTTTAAAAGAAGCCGGGTCTTTTATCCGGTTGCAATGTTAATTGACATCTTGCAAACCGTTCTTTTATATCTGAATGTCATTTACTTCCGTGAATTCACTGACTTTATGACTGTAAGTACAATGACGGGATATTCTAAAGTTAATCAGGGCTTAAGTGGAAGTTCCATGGCGCTCACTAACTTTCACGATATTCTTTATTGGATTGACATTGTTGTGATAGTAGTTTTAATGGCCTTCCGAAAGGTTAAAATCGATCACCGCCCATTAAATAAAAGAGTCGGACTTGCCACTAGTTCTCTAGCAGTCCTTTTATTCACAGTTAACCTGTCTTTAGGTGAAATGGATCGTCCCCAATTGTTAACCAGGACGTTTGATAGAACCTACATAGTTAAATACCTTGGGTTAGACGCTTTTACCACTTACGATGGTCTAAAATCTCAACGAAGCAATGATTTGCGGGCAACTGCCACGAAATCTGAATTAAACGACGTGCTTAAGTTCACTCGTTCGCACTATGCTAAGCCTAATCCGAAATACTATGGAATTGCTAAAGGCAAAAACGTAATCGTCATTCATTTGGAAAGCTTCCAACAATTTTTGATTGGCCAAAAAATTAACGGTCGCGAAGTGACTCCATTTCTAAATAAGTTATATAAAAGTAAGTCGACCTTTGCCTATCGGAACTTCTTCCACCAAGTTGGCCAAGGTAAGACCTCTGATGCCGAAAACATGCTTGAAACTAGTACTTATGGTTTACCTCAGGGTTCACTGTTCGCTCAACTAGGTAGTGACAATGTTTTCCAAGCCGCACCCGCAATTCTTAATCAACGGGCAGGTTATTCTAGTGCAGTGTTCCATGGGAACGTAGCTAGCTTTTGGAACCGAAATAATGTTTATAAAAACATGGGTTACCAAAACTTTTTTGATGCTAGTTACTTCAACACCACCGGTGACCGCTCACTAGGGTATGGTTTAAAAGATAAACTATTGTTCAATGATTCCATCAAATATCTGCAACATCTGCAACAACCGTTTTACGTTAAATATATAACTGTTACAAACCATTTCCCATATGACCTGGATAAAGAAGATACCAACTTCAAAACAGCCAACACGAGTGACAGTGCAGTCAACAACTACTTCTTAACGGCCCACTACCTTGACCAATCAGTCCATGAGTTCTATAACTATCTTAGAAAATCTGGATTATTAAAACACTCAATGATCATCTTATACGGTGACCATTACGGAATTTCTGATTCAGAAAACAAGAGTTTGGCCAAGGCAATCGGTAAAAATCCTGATACTTGGGACGACTTTGACGACGCGCAAATGCAACGGGTCCCATACATGATTAATATTCCTGGGATGAAGAAAGGCTTTATTTCTAATACGTACGGTGGCGAAATTGATGCCTTACCAACCGAAATGCATTTATTAGGAATCAGCACCAAACGCTACGTACAATTTGGAACTGATCTGCTCTCTAAGCAACATGATCAAGTCGTTGCTTTCCGTAACCAAGACTGGGTCAGCCCAGCCTATACTTCAATATCTGATACGATATATAATAACAAGACTGGTCAAATTGCTAATTTAACTAAGAATCAAAAGAAGGCAGTTAAACGAGATGAGGATAAAGTTCAGAAAGAACTGTCATTATCTGACTCACTCAACTCAAAGAACTTGTTAAGGTTCTACCATCCAAAAGATTTTAAGGCAATTGATCCTAGAAAATATAATTATGCCAACAGCTTAGCGAAAGAAGTCAACATCGAGAAAAAGCTAGGTAAAAAATCGAAGAGTTTGTATTCTGAAAACGGTGATAAATCAACTTATGGTCTATACAAAACCAATGCTCCTGAAATCCACCACAAGTCCACTGATTCAAACCGAATTAAAATCACCAACCCAGATGCAACACACGAAAGTTCTCGGTAA
- a CDS encoding Cof-type HAD-IIB family hydrolase, which produces MIALDLDNTLLTSEKTVSKTNEETLKRLHHQGIKIVLCTGRPINAIWHLIEQLDLLESQDYTITFNGALVVHNQDKGELAKSGVTKSQWQVLHDFATKVNAPLDILNFEQVYSITDLKPSLYEAQFHGQLKFDHLPFSELDAQQRYSKAVICDQPELLDKYEAELTPEVKAAYHIVRSQPHIMEFLAPDMDKVVGLEHLLDHFGWDFSQLMTFGDAANDLGMISKAGIGVAMANASDDVKDVSNVTTLSNDEDGVAAFLNREDTQKLF; this is translated from the coding sequence ATGATTGCCCTCGACCTGGATAATACATTATTGACCAGCGAGAAAACCGTTTCTAAAACTAATGAGGAAACTTTAAAAAGATTGCATCACCAAGGTATCAAAATCGTTCTTTGTACCGGCAGACCGATCAATGCAATCTGGCATTTGATTGAACAGCTGGACCTATTAGAATCACAAGACTATACTATTACGTTCAATGGTGCTCTGGTGGTTCATAACCAAGATAAGGGTGAATTGGCTAAGAGCGGAGTCACTAAGAGCCAGTGGCAGGTATTACATGACTTTGCAACCAAAGTGAATGCGCCACTAGATATCCTGAACTTTGAACAGGTTTATTCAATTACCGACTTGAAACCATCTCTTTATGAAGCCCAGTTTCATGGCCAATTAAAATTTGATCATCTACCATTTTCTGAGTTGGATGCTCAGCAGCGATATTCGAAGGCTGTGATTTGTGATCAACCTGAATTATTGGATAAGTATGAAGCAGAATTAACTCCAGAAGTAAAAGCCGCTTACCACATTGTTCGTTCACAACCACATATTATGGAATTCTTGGCTCCAGATATGGATAAGGTGGTTGGATTAGAACATCTGCTTGATCACTTTGGCTGGGATTTCTCTCAACTAATGACCTTCGGTGATGCTGCTAATGACTTAGGAATGATCTCTAAGGCCGGTATAGGTGTTGCTATGGCCAATGCTTCTGACGATGTTAAGGATGTTAGTAATGTCACAACATTGTCAAATGACGAAGATGGTGTTGCCGCATTTTTGAATCGCGAAGATACTCAAAAATTATTTTAA
- a CDS encoding potassium channel family protein has protein sequence MKLNVKSGTILLYNIFLSALALFSMGLTALSLMRIISLHHGIFSILFFLTWIVFFFDYVVRFWFAKSKKDFLIQNMFDLIALIPSHPVFAFFRISRIIQIIRYYHLFWKLGWSGKFTKSFHRFFYDTGFIYLLSISLVIVIFSSLIFAAFEHDSLEKSLWWAITTATTVGYGDVTPTTGGGKIISAVLMLGGIGFIGLLTSTITDFFTDQDQEDEQTKSIQQLANQVEHLSKQVAKMQKTLNANQGKQPAKKKHKPSK, from the coding sequence ATGAAGCTAAATGTAAAATCAGGTACCATCCTACTTTATAACATTTTCTTGTCGGCACTGGCCCTCTTCTCGATGGGTCTGACCGCTCTTTCATTGATGAGAATAATTTCCCTTCATCATGGAATATTTAGCATACTTTTTTTTCTAACTTGGATAGTATTCTTCTTCGATTACGTAGTTCGTTTTTGGTTTGCCAAATCAAAAAAAGATTTCTTAATTCAAAATATGTTTGATTTGATTGCTTTAATTCCCTCCCATCCGGTATTTGCGTTTTTCCGGATTTCAAGAATTATCCAAATCATCCGCTACTACCACTTATTTTGGAAACTCGGTTGGTCAGGCAAGTTCACTAAAAGCTTTCATCGTTTCTTCTATGACACTGGCTTTATTTACCTACTATCAATTAGTTTGGTAATTGTGATATTTAGTTCTTTGATTTTTGCCGCCTTTGAACATGATTCACTTGAAAAGTCACTCTGGTGGGCCATCACCACTGCCACTACCGTTGGTTACGGTGACGTAACGCCAACAACCGGTGGTGGAAAAATCATCTCTGCTGTCCTAATGCTCGGCGGAATTGGTTTTATTGGTTTGTTAACATCGACCATTACTGACTTCTTCACAGATCAAGACCAAGAAGATGAACAAACTAAGAGTATCCAACAACTAGCAAATCAAGTTGAGCATCTTTCAAAGCAAGTTGCTAAGATGCAAAAAACTTTGAATGCCAATCAGGGTAAGCAACCTGCCAAAAAGAAACACAAGCCTAGTAAATAG
- a CDS encoding NAD(P)/FAD-dependent oxidoreductase, translating into MMDNDKIYDITIIGGGPTGMFAGFYAGLRNAKTQVLESLSELGGQVATLYPEKTILDIGGYPQIKGRELVSQLEQQLQTVDTEVKLNTTVQNVKQVGDEFKIVTNQGSSMSKAIIIATGVGAFNPRKLAVDNSEEFEGTNLFYSVKDLGHFTDRTVLVAGGGDAAIDEALLLESVAKQVYLLHRRDKFRAMEHSVDLLEQSKVEPVTPYLISQLDHDGQQVKITAKKMKSDEEKTMNVDDIVVNYGFIAQDDALAGWDVHPEGSRGKINSGISGKTNVKNVFTIGDVADYDTKQALIATGFGEAPQAVNAAMSSIYPDRRGPVHSTSMKR; encoded by the coding sequence ATTATGGATAACGATAAAATTTACGATATTACTATTATTGGTGGTGGACCAACTGGAATGTTCGCGGGATTCTACGCTGGGTTGAGAAATGCCAAGACTCAGGTTCTAGAAAGTCTGTCTGAGTTGGGTGGCCAAGTGGCTACGTTATATCCTGAAAAGACAATTCTGGACATTGGTGGTTATCCCCAAATTAAAGGTCGAGAATTGGTGTCTCAACTGGAACAACAATTACAGACGGTTGATACAGAAGTCAAATTGAACACGACTGTGCAAAATGTTAAGCAGGTTGGTGATGAGTTTAAAATCGTCACTAATCAAGGAAGCAGTATGTCTAAGGCTATTATCATTGCCACAGGGGTGGGTGCATTTAATCCTCGTAAACTAGCGGTGGATAATAGTGAAGAGTTTGAAGGTACAAACCTGTTTTACAGTGTGAAAGATTTAGGGCACTTCACTGACCGAACTGTTTTGGTTGCTGGTGGTGGGGATGCGGCAATTGATGAGGCACTGTTACTAGAATCAGTCGCTAAACAAGTGTATTTGCTGCACCGCCGCGATAAGTTTCGGGCTATGGAACATAGTGTCGACTTGCTGGAACAATCCAAAGTCGAACCGGTAACGCCTTATTTGATCAGTCAATTAGATCATGATGGCCAACAAGTTAAAATTACCGCTAAAAAAATGAAAAGCGATGAAGAAAAAACTATGAACGTCGACGACATTGTCGTTAATTATGGTTTTATTGCTCAAGATGATGCTTTAGCTGGTTGGGATGTTCATCCAGAGGGCAGTCGTGGAAAAATAAACAGTGGCATTAGTGGTAAAACTAATGTCAAAAATGTCTTTACGATTGGTGATGTTGCTGATTATGATACTAAGCAGGCATTGATTGCCACCGGCTTTGGTGAAGCACCACAGGCCGTTAATGCAGCAATGAGTAGTATTTATCCTGATCGACGAGGACCAGTCCATAGCACATCAATGAAGAGATAA
- a CDS encoding C40 family peptidase: protein MKLHKNILLSLVALFTLLTAGAFQIDASAKAKADTDDTITYSQVYNTAKAKLGSPYIWGATGPTGFDCSGFTSYVYKQAAGVTIARTAQAQYNTNKHVAYKNIQKGDLVFFGGNAASISHVGMYIGGGKMIDAQNRGVITENVKAPWWHYVGSAHVTDLD, encoded by the coding sequence ATGAAATTACATAAAAACATTTTATTAAGTCTAGTAGCATTATTCACATTATTAACTGCAGGTGCTTTCCAAATCGATGCCAGTGCAAAAGCAAAGGCTGATACGGATGACACTATTACTTATTCACAAGTTTACAACACAGCTAAAGCAAAACTTGGTTCACCATACATATGGGGTGCAACTGGTCCTACAGGATTTGATTGTTCTGGATTCACTAGCTACGTTTACAAGCAAGCTGCAGGTGTTACCATTGCCCGCACTGCTCAAGCACAATACAACACCAACAAACATGTTGCTTACAAGAACATTCAAAAAGGTGATTTAGTATTCTTTGGTGGCAACGCTGCCTCAATCTCACACGTTGGTATGTACATCGGTGGCGGTAAGATGATCGATGCTCAAAACCGCGGTGTGATTACTGAAAACGTTAAGGCACCATGGTGGCACTACGTTGGTTCAGCTCACGTTACTGACCTTGACTAG